The Dermacentor albipictus isolate Rhodes 1998 colony chromosome 2, USDA_Dalb.pri_finalv2, whole genome shotgun sequence genome has a segment encoding these proteins:
- the LOC135910730 gene encoding peptidylprolyl isomerase domain and WD repeat-containing protein 1, with product MAEKRKHDSENEPVDENSDDDVIGPLPSEAAKPKKARFLPFERVYLDNLPCAEAYEKSYMHRDIVTHVIVTKTEFVITASCDGHLKFWKKTEDGIEFVKHFRTHLGNVQDIATNSTGLFLCSVSNDKSLKVFDVVNFDLINMMKLPYVPGRCEWVFGSGDAISAVAVSDADTGKIYVYDGKGDEKTLHVLESLHKAPLCALRYNAKLETVVSVDKKGILEYWSGQRGEFKFPKCVRFESKLDTDLYEFVKAKSYPTGLCFSPDGLHFATIATDRKVRVFRFLTGKLTLVLDETLQQLSELQQMQQQLPDMEFGRRMAGDRDLEKSEAFHYCNLTYDDTGHFLVYATLLGIKIVNLRTTVCSRLLGKNDNIRPLHVALYQGVPGATKQITSMETHASDNPTLQSLEADPMLVCTAFRKNRFYLFSRREPDEGKTEERDVFNERPSKEDILSATESSAQQRLFPTAIIHTSMGDIHVQLFTKECPRTAENFCVHAKEGYYNGHIFHRVIKGFMVQTGDPTGTGTGGESIWGGNFEDEFHPTLKHDRPYTLSMANAGPNTNGSQFFITVIPAPWLDNKHTVFGRVTRGMEVVQNISIVRTSPKTDKPYDDVRIISITLR from the exons ATGGCGGAAAAACGAAAGCACGACAGTGAGAATGAGCCTGTAGACGAAAACTCCGACGACGATGTCATCGGTCCGCTGCCGTCTGAGGCTGCTAAACCGAAAAAGGCAAGGTTTCTTCCTTTCGAACGCGTCTACCTTGACAACCTCCCGTGCGCGGAAGCATATGAGAAGAGCTACATGCACCGAGACATCGTTACGCACGTGATCGTCACCAAGACTGAATTTGTGATCACAGCTAGCTGCGATGGTCATCTAAAGTTCTGGAAGAAGACAGAGGACGGCATCGAGTTTGTGAAACACTTCCGGACTCACCTGGGCAATGTCCAGGACATTGCGACCAATTCAACGGGCCTATTCCTGTGCTCTGTGTCAAACGACAAGTCGCTCAAAGTGTTCGACGTGGTCAATTTCGATCTTATCAACATGATGAAATTGCCCTACGTGCCCGGTCGATGCGAGTGGGTCTTCGGCTCGGGTGACGCGATCTCGGCGGTGGCCGTTTCAGATGCCGACACAGGGAAGATTTACGTCTACGACGGCAAAGGCGACGAAAAGACTCTGCATGTTCTCGAGTCATTGCACAAAGCTCCGCTGTGCGCGCTCAGGTACAACGCAAAGCTGGAAACTGTCGTGTCCGTCGACAAGAAGGGAATCCTCGAATATTGGTCTGGTCAGAGGGGCGAATTCAAGTTCCCCAAGTGCGTCCGCTTCGAGTCCAAGCTGGACACGGATTTGTACGAGTTCGTCAAGGCAAAGTCCTATCCTACGGGCCTGTGCTTCTCGCCCGACGGCTTGCACTTCGCCACGATCGCCACAGACCGCAAGGTGCGCGTGTTTCGATTTCTGACCGGAAAGCTCACACTTGTGCTGGACGAAACTCTGCAGCAGCTCTCCGAGTTGCAGCAgatgcagcagcagctgccggacATGGAGTTCGGCCGGCGCATGGCCGGGGACCGCGACCTCGAGAAGTCCGAAGCGTTTCACTACTGCAACCTGACTTACGACGACACGGGCCACTTCCTGGTGTACGCCACACTGCTCGGCATCAAGATCGTCAACCTGCGCACCACCGTCTGCTCGCGCCTCCTGGGCAAGAACGACAACATAAGGCCCTTGCATGTCGCGCTCTACCAAGGCGTGCCCGGGGCGACCAAGCAGATCACGTCGATGGAGACGCACGCGTCCGACAATCCGACGCTACAGTCGTTAGAGGCCGACCCCATGTTGGTGTGCACGGCGTTTCGCAAGAACCGATTCTACCTCTTCTCCAGGCGAGAACCCGACGAGGGCAAGACGGAGGAGCGAGACGTGTTCAACGAACGGCCCTCTAAAGAAGACATCCTTTCTGCGACCGAGTCGTCGGCCCAACAGCGGCTCTTCCCGACGGCGATCATCCACACGTCCATGGGCGACATTCACGTCCAGCTGTTCACTAAGGAGTGTCCGCGCACGGCGGAGAACTTCTGCGTGCATGCCAAGGAGGGCTACTACAACGGACACATCTTTCATCGCGTTATCAAGGGTTTTATGGTGCAGACGGGCGACCCTACGGGAACGGGCACCGGTGGAGAGTCCATATGGGGCGGCAACTTCGAGGACGAGTTCCACCCGACGCTGAAACATGACAGGCCGTACACGCTGAGCATGGCCAATGCTGGGCCCAACACTAATG GTTCGCAGTTCTTCATCACGGTAATCCCCGCTCCTTGGCTGGACAACAAGCACACAGTGTTCGGCCGAGTTACCCGCGGCATGGAGGTGGTGCAGAACATCAGCATTGTACGGACTAGCCCCAAGACTGACAAACCTTACGATGATGTGCGCATCATCAGCATAACTTTGCGATGA